The Bacillota bacterium DNA segment AAAATAATATTTTCATAATTGCTTCCATCTTTCATATACAGTGCCAGCCCAACATTGCTGCGGATTACGCAGTTAGAAAAAGTAATGTTTTTTACATCACCAATTGCTTCAGTTCCAAGCTTTAGTGCTGCGTGACGAGAACTTAGGATACAGTTTGTAACCGTGATGTTCTCGCTCAGATCGCCTTCCGTGCTTTTGATAACGATGGAGTCATCCCCGGTAGTAATCTTGCAGTCACTGATGGTTACATTGCGGCATCCATCCGGGTCGATTCCATCTGTATTGATTTGCTGCTGGTTAGCGGAA contains these protein-coding regions:
- a CDS encoding glycoside hydrolase family 28 protein, whose amino-acid sequence is MSANQQQINTDGIDPDGCRNVTISDCKITTGDDSIVIKSTEGDLSENITVTNCILSSRHAALKLGTEAIGDVKNITFSNCVIRSNVGLALYMKDGSNYENII